A DNA window from Daucus carota subsp. sativus chromosome 3, DH1 v3.0, whole genome shotgun sequence contains the following coding sequences:
- the LOC108213172 gene encoding uncharacterized protein LOC108213172, protein MGNSLRCCLACVLPCGALDLIRIVHLNGHVEEITRPVTAGEILSNNPNHVLSKPCSQGVVRRILILSPETELKRGSIYFLIPSSSLPEKKRNHKNPKTSSKKPKSINSIDVVVLPDPCQKIVTSEKKASRRDRRSCSKSGQWLPQLESIHED, encoded by the coding sequence ATGGGAAACAGTTTGAGATGTTGTTTGGCTTGTGTTCTTCCTTGTGGAGCTTTGGATTTGATCCGAATAGTTCATTTAAATGGCCATGTTGAAGAGATCACACGTCCGGTCACCGCCGGGGAGATTCTAAGCAACAACCCTAATCATGTCTTGAGCAAACCTTGCTCTCAAGGCGTAGTTAGGAGAATCTTGATCTTGTCACCAGAGACTGAGCTCAAgagagggagtatttattttttgataccttcttcttctttgcCCGAAAAAAAGAGAAATCATAAAAATCCGAAAACATCTTCCAAAAAACCTAAAAGCATTAACAGCATTGATGTTGTTGTGCTGCCGGATCCCTGTCAGAAAATTGTTACGTCGGAAAAGAAGGCCTCACGACGCGATCGGAGGAGCTGTAGTAAGAGTGGCCAATGGTTACCTCAACTAGAAAGCATTCATGAAGATTAA
- the LOC108212831 gene encoding uncharacterized protein LOC108212831: MLRGLFKNTEETPVVLDEEGNDVTPKTVKRNKGEGKSSQRHIEKKQPIEDKLSQSQRKPREKTVSTEIKEKEKSTENKAKEKALRTSQKSVSQSKLSQEKRRQKSVISEGNVGAEQGGEEKLTQSEKKKSSEVNLRQSQRIREKSNEDKGSQRTGSQKSIGGGLRKSQRLQKEKNSEVNLSKKGGPKLTEKSSKSGTSKVEMENEEEDVEGV; encoded by the coding sequence ATGTTAAGGGGGCTCTTTAAGAATACAGAAGAAACACCAGTTGTTCTTGATGAAGAAGGTAATGATGTGACACCAAAAACTGTGAAAAGGAACAAAGGTGAAGGTAAGAGCAGCCAGAGACATATAGAAAAGAAGCAACCTATTGAAGACAAACTGAGCCAGAGTCAAAGAAAACCTAGGGAGAAGACTGTGAGTACTGAGATAAAGGAAAAAGAGAAGAGCACTGAGAACAAGGCAAAAGAGAAGGCACTGAGAACAAGTCAGAAGAGTGTGAGCCAGAGTAAACTGAGTCAAGAAAAGAGAAGGCAAAAGAGTGTGATTTCTGAGGGTAATGTTGGTGCAGAGCAAGGTGGTGAAGAGAAGTTGACTCAGAGTGAAAAGAAGAAGAGTAGTGAGGTGAATTTGAGACAGAGTCAGAGAATTAGGGAGAAGAGCAATGAAGACAAGGGCAGCCAGAGAACAGGTAGCCAGAAGAGCATTGGAGGAGGCTTGAGGAAGAGCCAGAGATTACAAAAGGAGAAAAATTCAGAAGTGAACTTGAGCAAAAAAGGGGGGCCTAAGTTGACTGAGAAATCAAGCAAAAGTGGGACTTCAAAAGTGGAAATGGAGAATGaggaagaagatgttgaaggtgTTTAA
- the LOC108212833 gene encoding GDSL esterase/lipase At1g06990, which produces MAPLFFLFDLLLLKFCTTLCSCNAQSSHYPNLPKFSAILIFGDSLLDTGNNNFISTDLQANHAPYGVSFPGGIPTGRFSDGKLMSDFLADALGLKQCVPPFLDPNVPQSELPTGVCFASAGSGYDDRTASMSRVISVTQQYQKYFKDYKRKIIAMLGEFEAANVLGKSLVFAISGSNDVSINIYEKPGPFHLFIDQYQDFLLGNVEKFIKSLYEDGCRNMAIAGLPPVCGPLEFGGVVGCLNNPNSDPQVYNRKLQAMLNQLQSSLPGSTIVYADIFTPLKELASNPIPHGLYTPIGNCCGEGVPAMGLTCNAFVLTCPNPSKYFLWDSIHPTQAVYRYMSDYLISNALPQFNLLA; this is translated from the exons ATGGCTCCTTTATTCTTTCTTTTTGATCTCCTCTTGCTTAAATTTTGCACCACTTTGTGCTCATGCAATGCTCAATCTTCACATTATCCAAACCTCCCCAAATTCTCAGCTATTCTGATCTTCGGTGATTCGTTATTAGACACCGGAAACAATAATTTCATTTCTACTGACCTTCAAGCAAACCATGCACCTTATGGTGTATCATTCCCCGGTGGCATTCCCACAGGTAGATTTTCTGATGGAAAACTCATGTCGGATTTTTTGGCTGATGCCTTGGGCCTTAAGCAATGCGTTCCTCCTTTTCTTGACCCGAATGTGCCTCAATCTGAGCTCCCCACAGGAGTCTGTTTCGCGTCAGCAGGGTCTGGATACGATGACAGGACTGCTAGTATGTCGCGGGTCATTTCAGTGACACAGCAgtaccaaaaatattttaaggaTTATAAACGTAAAATTATTGCAATGCTGGGAGAATTCGAGGCTGCAAATGTACTTGGAAAGTCTCTGGTTTTTGCTATTTCAGGGAGTAATGATGTGTCCATTAACATATATGAAAAGCCAGGGCCATTCCATTTATTCATTGATCAATACCAAGATTTTTTATTAGGCAACGTCGAAAAATTTATCAAG TCATTATACGAAGATGGATGTCGGAACATGGCAATAGCAGGGCTTCCCCCTGTTTGTGGCCCTCTGGAGTTCGGGGGAGTGGTGGGATGTTTGAACAACCCGAATTCAGATCCCCAAGTGTACAATAGGAAGCTTCAAGCAATGTTGAATCAATTACAGTCCTCACTTCCTGGCAGCACAATCGTTTATGCTGATATTTTCACACCCTTGAAAGAATTAGCCTCGAATCCAATTCCTCACG GTCTGTATACACCTATTGGAAACTGCTGTGGAGAAGGAGTCCCAGCAATGGGACTGACATGCAATGCTTTTGTGCTGACATGTCCGAATCCTTCAAAATATTTTCTGTGGGATTCGATACATCCTACCCAAGCTGTCTATCGCTACATGTCCGATTATTTGATCAGCAATGCTCTCCCACAGTTTAATCTCCTAGCATGA
- the LOC108213848 gene encoding PRA1 family protein B3 yields the protein MSSTYTLPFSTTTTTPAPLLPPSFATPAFTTFLTRLHTTLQTAFSQRRPWYELIDKTSFSRPLSIPNASSRIRKNISYFRINYLTILSSILAFSLLSHPFSLFILLSLLAAWLFLYLFRPSDHPVIILGRVYSDRETLGVLITASLIVIFVTGSLIMTSMLVGVGVVCVHGAFRVPEDLFLDEQGSAGGTGMFSMLSGAATSAAVAAGSNMV from the coding sequence ATGTCCTCCACTTACACCCTCCCATTCTCCACCACAACCACCACCCCCGCGCCACTCCTCCCACCCTCCTTCGCCACCCCCGCCTTCACCACATTCCTCACGCGCCTCCACACCACTCTCCAAACTGCGTTCTCTCAACGCCGCCCCTGGTACGAACTCATCGACAAAACCTCCTTCTCCCGTCCCCTCTCCATCCCCAACGCCTCATCTCGCATCCGCAAAAACATCTCCTACTTCCGAATAAACTACCTCACAATACTCTCCTCAATCCTCGCCTTTTCTCTCCTCTCTCACCCCTTCTCTCTCTTCATCCTACTCTCTCTCCTCGCTGCATGGCTCTTCCTCTACCTCTTCCGCCCCTCTGATCACCCTGTGATCATACTCGGCCGCGTCTACTCTGATCGCGAGACGCTAGGAGTCCTGATTACCGCGTCATTGATCGTGATCTTTGTCACGGGATCACTGATCATGACATCGATGTTGGTTGGAGTGGGAGTTGTGTGTGTGCATGGAGCGTTTAGGGTTCCTGAGGATTTGTTTCTTGATGAACAAGGTAGTGCTGGTGGTACTGGGATGTTCTCGATGCTCAGTGGCGCCGCGACGTctgctgctgttgctgctgGTTCTAACATGGTTTGA